A genome region from Mesorhizobium sp. B2-1-8 includes the following:
- a CDS encoding ABC transporter substrate-binding protein — protein MTDLTRRQALLLTLAGSVPLITGSSRSFAATRKVTVALDWTVNTNHIGLFVARDKGFYREAGLEVDIVPYSDTSAGTLVANRVADFGINGTISLFTQKTAGADLKAVYAVVQSETGRLVFNAARSAIKSPKDLDGLTYGGFGSAWENALISTIIRHDGGKGDFETVTLGTSAYEALANGSVDFTLEVSTWEGVEAELKGVKQRSFVYADYGVPDEHTTLISSSEAYLKANPELASSFIQATRRGYQFAVDHPEEAARLLIAANKDALTNPALIHASLKTLIEGHYLRGQDGAIGIMNPAKMEAIGSYLLATGILHDADGKIVAQRPDFAGYFSNGYLR, from the coding sequence CGGCAGCGTACCGCTGATCACCGGATCGAGCCGCTCCTTCGCGGCGACGCGGAAGGTGACCGTCGCCCTCGACTGGACGGTCAACACCAACCACATCGGGCTGTTCGTCGCGCGCGACAAGGGGTTTTATCGCGAGGCCGGTCTGGAGGTCGATATTGTGCCTTACAGCGACACCAGCGCCGGCACGCTTGTTGCCAACCGCGTCGCCGATTTCGGCATCAACGGCACCATTAGCCTGTTCACCCAGAAGACCGCCGGCGCCGACTTGAAGGCCGTCTATGCCGTCGTGCAGTCCGAAACAGGTCGGCTGGTGTTCAATGCGGCGCGCAGCGCGATCAAAAGCCCGAAGGATCTGGATGGCCTGACCTATGGCGGCTTTGGCAGTGCCTGGGAGAACGCGCTGATTTCGACCATCATCCGACATGATGGCGGCAAGGGCGATTTCGAGACGGTGACGCTCGGCACTTCCGCCTACGAGGCGCTGGCCAACGGTTCGGTCGACTTCACGCTCGAAGTATCGACCTGGGAGGGCGTCGAAGCCGAACTCAAAGGCGTCAAGCAGCGCAGCTTCGTCTACGCCGACTATGGCGTCCCCGACGAGCACACCACGCTCATCTCTTCGAGCGAAGCGTATCTCAAGGCAAACCCAGAACTGGCGTCGTCCTTCATCCAGGCAACGCGGCGCGGCTATCAGTTCGCGGTCGATCATCCAGAGGAAGCCGCCAGGCTGCTGATCGCGGCCAACAAGGACGCCCTGACCAATCCGGCGTTGATCCATGCCTCGTTGAAGACACTGATCGAGGGGCACTATCTGCGCGGACAAGACGGTGCCATCGGCATCATGAATCCGGCCAAGATGGAAGCGATCGGCTCCTATCTCCTCGCCACCGGCATCCTGCACGACGCCGATGGCAAGATTGTCGCGCAACGTCCGGATTTCGCGGGATATTTCAGCAACGGGTACCTCAGATAG
- a CDS encoding methyltransferase family protein has protein sequence MSKSDTLSRAADNRLLSAARKHEILLDLREGFFRACALLCAGLFVYRGVYQLVEDPTRLNVALVAISEILTFTWLLLSRRPVTRDWNPLTVIVSVTASFGVALISLQPGIALIPLYVAAPLQVIALLFVIWGKISLGRSFAILPANRGVMTGGAYRLVRHPIYAGYLAGHVLYLLSAFSFHNLAVYAVITYLQLYRILREEALLAAVPEYRAYMERVRYRLCYRVF, from the coding sequence ATGTCAAAAAGTGACACACTTTCGCGTGCGGCTGACAACAGGCTTTTGTCCGCGGCGCGCAAGCACGAGATTCTGCTCGACCTGCGCGAAGGCTTCTTTCGCGCCTGTGCGCTGCTGTGCGCGGGGCTGTTCGTCTATCGCGGCGTCTATCAGCTTGTCGAGGATCCGACTCGGCTCAATGTCGCGCTGGTGGCGATTTCCGAGATACTCACCTTCACCTGGCTGCTTCTGTCGCGGCGTCCGGTGACGCGTGACTGGAATCCGCTTACGGTCATCGTTTCGGTGACGGCCAGTTTTGGCGTTGCGTTGATCAGCCTCCAGCCAGGCATTGCACTCATCCCCCTTTATGTTGCCGCGCCGTTACAGGTCATCGCACTGTTGTTCGTTATATGGGGCAAGATATCGCTGGGGCGCTCTTTTGCGATCCTGCCCGCCAATCGCGGTGTGATGACGGGCGGTGCCTATCGGCTGGTGCGGCATCCGATCTATGCCGGCTACCTCGCCGGCCATGTGCTCTACCTCCTGTCGGCCTTTTCCTTCCACAATCTCGCGGTCTATGCGGTGATCACCTATCTCCAGCTTTACCGCATCTTGCGCGAGGAGGCGCTGTTGGCCGCCGTGCCGGAGTATCGCGCCTACATGGAACGCGTGCGCTACAGGTTGTGCTACCGGGTCTTCTGA
- a CDS encoding DUF3309 family protein yields the protein MGLGTILIIILILALLGGFSGLGGGPFYGTGYYGGGGLGLVLLIVIILVVLGRI from the coding sequence ATGGGTCTTGGAACGATACTTATCATTATTCTAATCCTCGCGCTGCTAGGCGGCTTCAGCGGTCTCGGCGGCGGCCCGTTCTATGGAACCGGTTATTATGGTGGTGGCGGTCTCGGACTTGTGTTGCTCATCGTCATCATCCTTGTGGTTCTGGGACGCATTTAG
- a CDS encoding GntR family transcriptional regulator: MKRRAVQLSPGTGKPEQIATVLEHEIRSGVLGFGDRLQSENELVQRFSVSRNTVRKGLEELSSRGLITTKGGIGSFVTFDGKPVDDAIGWSRALANAGANAETRTLRLEVIEDAELASLLDVESPFFIAVDRVRTNASDGHAISIERSRLPLSPELEDVPLRGLREGSLHQTLRGAGLIPDHGEEWVDIEMLNAGDAAILGCPQGTPFLRGRRLTRAADERPIEYVTSLLNPAHFALHMRF, encoded by the coding sequence ATGAAGCGGCGCGCGGTTCAACTGTCTCCCGGCACGGGCAAGCCCGAGCAGATCGCGACCGTTCTCGAGCACGAGATACGCTCCGGCGTTCTTGGTTTCGGTGACAGGCTGCAGAGCGAGAACGAGCTCGTCCAGCGCTTCTCCGTCAGCCGGAATACCGTCCGCAAGGGTCTCGAGGAGCTCTCCAGTCGCGGGCTGATCACCACCAAGGGCGGTATAGGCTCTTTCGTCACTTTTGATGGCAAGCCGGTCGATGACGCCATCGGCTGGTCGCGGGCGCTGGCCAATGCGGGCGCCAATGCCGAAACCCGGACGCTGCGGCTGGAGGTCATCGAGGATGCCGAACTGGCGAGCTTGCTGGACGTCGAAAGCCCGTTCTTCATCGCGGTCGACCGGGTGCGCACCAATGCCAGTGACGGTCACGCCATCTCCATCGAGCGCAGCCGCTTGCCGCTGTCGCCCGAACTGGAGGACGTGCCGCTGCGTGGCCTGCGCGAGGGTTCGCTGCACCAGACGCTACGCGGCGCCGGGCTCATTCCTGATCACGGCGAGGAGTGGGTCGACATCGAGATGCTGAATGCCGGTGACGCCGCCATCCTCGGCTGCCCGCAAGGCACGCCGTTCCTGCGCGGCCGCCGGCTGACGCGTGCGGCCGACGAGCGGCCGATCGAATATGTCACCAGCCTGCTCAACCCCGCGCATTTCGCGCTGCATATGAGGTTCTGA
- a CDS encoding ADP-ribosylglycohydrolase family protein: protein MQDDTTLDRAMGALVGGALGDALGMPTQLLSPVRIAELYGHVEDFVAPFADHPVSKGLLAGTITDDTEQALLLGRILIESGDSFDHARWVNALLNWEREVKARGSYDLLGPSTKRAIDAINNGVPAGEAGRSGDTNGAAMRIAPVGIMMPLEPLDAFVAKVAETCRATHNTSIAIASAAAVAAAVSRGIAGGDWRAASDSAVAAARRAATLGHWVTGGDIAARIAWAQDLVRGKVKRDATRLIVDLVGTGVASQESVPAAFAVLQVADGDPWQAAIISANLGGDTDTIGAIAAGMAGACTGFSYLPQDRIADLKGIDMAQVRALATDLVAARMSNGRVGNAGSGKDAA, encoded by the coding sequence ATGCAGGACGACACCACGCTTGACCGCGCCATGGGCGCGCTTGTCGGCGGAGCGCTGGGCGACGCGCTCGGCATGCCGACGCAGCTTCTGTCGCCGGTCCGCATTGCCGAACTCTACGGTCATGTCGAGGATTTCGTCGCGCCCTTCGCCGACCATCCGGTTTCGAAGGGGTTGCTGGCCGGCACCATCACCGACGATACCGAACAGGCATTGCTGCTTGGCCGCATCCTGATTGAGTCCGGCGACAGCTTCGACCACGCGCGTTGGGTGAACGCGCTGCTCAACTGGGAGCGTGAGGTCAAGGCGCGCGGCAGCTACGATCTCCTGGGGCCGTCGACCAAGCGCGCCATCGACGCCATCAACAATGGTGTGCCGGCGGGAGAGGCGGGGCGTAGCGGCGACACCAATGGCGCCGCCATGCGTATCGCGCCGGTCGGTATCATGATGCCGCTGGAGCCGCTGGACGCGTTTGTCGCCAAGGTGGCCGAGACCTGCCGGGCGACGCACAACACCTCGATTGCGATCGCCTCCGCCGCAGCGGTCGCGGCCGCCGTCAGCCGTGGCATTGCCGGTGGCGACTGGCGTGCGGCCTCCGACAGCGCGGTCGCGGCGGCGCGGCGAGCCGCGACGCTAGGCCATTGGGTGACCGGTGGCGACATAGCCGCGCGCATCGCCTGGGCGCAGGATCTGGTGCGCGGCAAGGTGAAGAGGGACGCGACCCGGTTGATTGTCGATCTGGTTGGCACCGGCGTCGCCAGCCAGGAATCGGTACCGGCTGCCTTCGCCGTGCTGCAAGTCGCCGACGGCGATCCATGGCAGGCGGCAATCATCAGCGCCAATCTTGGCGGCGACACCGACACGATCGGCGCCATCGCGGCCGGTATGGCCGGCGCCTGCACCGGCTTTTCGTATCTGCCGCAGGATCGGATCGCCGATCTCAAGGGCATCGACATGGCGCAGGTTCGGGCGCTGGCCACCGATCTTGTCGCGGCGCGGATGTCGAACGGTCGCGTCGGCAACGCCGGTTCCGGCAAGGATGCGGCATGA
- a CDS encoding PfkB family carbohydrate kinase, which produces MSGRLVHIGSAVVDYVYRIDALPAPGSEKTASSYAQVAGGGFNMMAAAARTGMKVVFGGQLGSGLNGDFLRAAFAAEGIETLTPPSPLMDSGNCVVMISSDAERTFVSWPGAESALSLDLMAPVAIGSDDWVFTSGYTLSYPGSRDALTGWIEALPAAVPFVFDPTPVIADIPRAILDRVLARTTWLSCNTTEAAEIAGTGDAEALASRLLTDHCAKADGVVIRAGAGGCLVRLADGTARTIAGFKVAAVDTNGAGDTHIGAFVSALARGVPPFDAAAYANAAAAISVTRHGGSSAPTDAEIQTFLSQAAATGGPGRTQKAHQTA; this is translated from the coding sequence ATGAGCGGGCGTCTCGTCCATATCGGCAGCGCGGTGGTCGACTATGTCTACCGCATCGACGCCTTGCCGGCGCCCGGCAGCGAGAAGACGGCGTCGAGCTATGCGCAGGTCGCCGGCGGCGGCTTCAACATGATGGCCGCAGCGGCCCGCACCGGTATGAAGGTGGTGTTTGGCGGCCAGCTCGGCAGCGGCCTGAATGGCGACTTCCTACGTGCCGCCTTCGCCGCCGAAGGCATCGAGACGCTGACGCCGCCGTCGCCTCTGATGGACAGCGGCAATTGCGTCGTCATGATATCGAGCGATGCCGAACGCACCTTCGTCTCGTGGCCAGGCGCCGAGAGCGCTCTCAGCCTCGATCTGATGGCGCCGGTGGCGATCGGGTCTGACGACTGGGTGTTCACGTCAGGCTACACGCTGAGCTATCCTGGGAGCCGCGATGCGCTGACCGGATGGATCGAGGCGTTGCCGGCAGCTGTTCCCTTCGTCTTCGATCCGACGCCGGTTATTGCGGACATCCCACGTGCCATTCTCGATCGTGTGCTTGCCCGCACGACCTGGCTGAGCTGCAACACGACGGAGGCGGCCGAGATTGCCGGCACCGGCGACGCCGAGGCTCTCGCCTCGCGGCTTCTGACGGATCATTGCGCGAAGGCCGATGGCGTGGTCATCCGAGCTGGCGCAGGCGGATGCCTCGTCCGGCTGGCCGACGGCACTGCACGGACCATAGCCGGCTTCAAGGTGGCGGCCGTCGATACCAATGGCGCCGGCGATACGCATATCGGCGCCTTCGTCAGCGCGTTGGCGCGCGGCGTGCCTCCCTTCGATGCCGCGGCCTATGCCAACGCGGCGGCGGCCATTTCGGTGACACGCCACGGCGGCTCATCGGCACCGACCGACGCGGAAATCCAGACTTTCCTGAGCCAAGCCGCCGCGACCGGCGGGCCAGGCCGGACACAGAAGGCCCATCAAACAGCCTGA
- a CDS encoding ABC transporter substrate-binding protein, producing MRMPDLTALLTATALFTSALAFAAKADEVHVLNWKGYGADEPWAIAAFEKATGNKVVNDFFNSEQEMLTKIRTNPGLYDVVMINAAFNDQAMAEKLIQPIDTSKLPNYADISKDKASSPMLDHDGKVYGVPWVWGLTALAINEKSFDKPPTSIAEMWNPAHKGRVVIRDDAVEAVQFGAIATGQNINDIKNMDAVKTKLTSLMPQIKTFWSSENDWNQMVASNQIDIGTYWSGSADRAKTHFKLPVSLVIPQEGAVAWLDAFSIPVGSKNVAGAEAFINYMIDPKFYVEWVTKVGAPVSANTKAVDALPEDAFNRKVMGDPEVAKRIQFQAPITDAQRKAYLALWQQLKVDVK from the coding sequence ATGCGCATGCCCGACTTGACTGCACTCTTGACGGCGACCGCCCTCTTCACCTCCGCACTCGCCTTCGCCGCCAAGGCCGACGAAGTGCATGTGCTCAACTGGAAGGGCTACGGCGCCGACGAGCCGTGGGCCATCGCCGCTTTCGAGAAGGCTACCGGCAACAAGGTCGTCAACGACTTCTTCAATTCCGAACAGGAAATGCTGACCAAGATCCGGACCAATCCCGGGCTCTACGACGTGGTCATGATCAACGCCGCCTTCAACGATCAGGCGATGGCGGAAAAGCTGATCCAGCCGATCGATACCTCCAAGTTGCCGAACTATGCCGATATCAGCAAGGACAAGGCAAGTTCGCCGATGCTTGACCATGACGGCAAGGTCTATGGCGTGCCGTGGGTGTGGGGGTTGACAGCGCTTGCCATCAACGAAAAATCCTTCGACAAGCCGCCGACCTCGATCGCCGAAATGTGGAATCCAGCGCATAAGGGTCGCGTCGTCATCCGCGACGACGCCGTCGAGGCGGTTCAGTTCGGCGCCATCGCTACGGGCCAGAACATCAACGACATCAAGAACATGGATGCGGTGAAGACCAAGCTCACCTCACTGATGCCGCAGATCAAGACCTTCTGGAGCTCGGAGAACGACTGGAACCAGATGGTTGCCTCCAACCAGATCGACATCGGCACCTATTGGAGCGGTTCGGCCGACCGCGCCAAGACGCATTTCAAGCTGCCGGTCTCGCTGGTCATCCCGCAGGAGGGCGCCGTTGCCTGGCTCGACGCCTTCTCCATTCCCGTCGGCTCCAAGAACGTTGCCGGTGCGGAGGCTTTCATCAACTACATGATCGACCCGAAATTCTACGTCGAATGGGTGACCAAGGTCGGCGCGCCGGTGTCAGCCAACACCAAGGCGGTGGACGCGCTTCCCGAGGATGCCTTCAACCGCAAGGTCATGGGCGATCCCGAGGTTGCCAAGCGCATCCAGTTCCAGGCGCCGATCACCGACGCGCAACGCAAGGCTTATCTGGCGCTCTGGCAGCAGCTCAAGGTCGACGTGAAGTAA
- a CDS encoding ABC transporter permease has product MAGAVASRSGLRSALPLLAPAYLWLTVAIFLPLSAMVFFSFMTDLPLTGKPWAFTLGNYAAFFSQSLYLTLLLASLRLGLEVTLWCVVIGYPAAYVLAKVLKGRSREAIFLLVILPFWSNGLVRIFSWAMVLREGGILDTALNAVLPFKINIDLMYSYPAVIIGLVHSYVPYMVLTCYLTLQAIDDSLIEAGRSLGASRLQVLKRVIIPLSLPGLVAGAALIFVPVVGSFMEPRILGGRTGTFYGTIIEDQFVAVFNWPLGAALSFILLAVVLVILGVASPVLRRAA; this is encoded by the coding sequence ATGGCAGGTGCGGTCGCGTCGCGCAGCGGGCTGAGATCGGCGCTGCCGCTGCTGGCGCCGGCCTATCTTTGGCTGACGGTGGCGATCTTCCTGCCGCTCTCGGCCATGGTCTTCTTCTCCTTCATGACCGACCTGCCGCTGACGGGAAAGCCATGGGCCTTCACGCTTGGCAATTATGCGGCCTTCTTTTCGCAAAGCCTCTATCTGACGCTGCTGCTCGCTTCGCTCCGGCTAGGCCTGGAGGTGACGCTCTGGTGCGTGGTCATCGGCTATCCTGCTGCCTATGTGCTGGCCAAGGTGCTGAAGGGCCGCAGCCGCGAGGCGATCTTCCTGCTGGTCATCCTGCCGTTCTGGTCGAACGGGCTGGTACGCATCTTCTCCTGGGCGATGGTGCTGCGTGAAGGCGGCATTCTCGACACCGCGCTCAACGCGGTGCTGCCGTTCAAGATCAACATTGACCTGATGTATTCCTATCCGGCCGTCATCATCGGGCTGGTGCACTCCTACGTGCCCTACATGGTGCTGACCTGCTATCTAACGCTGCAGGCCATCGACGACTCGCTGATCGAGGCCGGGCGCTCGCTCGGCGCTTCTCGGCTGCAGGTGCTGAAGCGGGTGATCATTCCGCTGTCGCTGCCAGGGCTGGTGGCGGGCGCGGCGCTCATCTTCGTGCCGGTGGTCGGCTCGTTCATGGAGCCGCGCATTCTCGGCGGCCGCACCGGCACCTTCTACGGGACGATCATCGAGGACCAGTTCGTCGCCGTATTCAACTGGCCGCTCGGCGCGGCACTGTCCTTCATCCTGCTCGCCGTCGTGCTGGTCATCCTGGGGGTCGCTTCGCCCGTGCTGCGGAGGGCGGCATGA
- a CDS encoding ABC transporter permease, whose translation MATTRILEWLGRLYVGLLLAFLYLPIIIMALMSFNVSPFYQLPFEWTTEWYASLWQNDQLIAATWNSIEIAVITTVISTVLGSAASLALFRYEFRGKKFLQALLFPPIAIPWLITGTAMLIFFFGVGIGRGLFAILLGHVALALPYVIVVVSARLQTFAPELEEAARSLGANQWQMTNRVTLPWIMPGVIAGGLFAFAVSFDQFVVSYFLATPGQTTLPVEIYAAIRKGFTPEINAVSTIIIVVSMALMLLTARFFKFGGEK comes from the coding sequence ATGGCGACGACACGCATCCTGGAATGGCTGGGTCGCCTCTATGTCGGGCTGCTGCTCGCCTTCCTCTATTTGCCAATCATCATCATGGCGCTGATGTCGTTCAATGTTTCGCCCTTCTACCAATTGCCATTCGAATGGACGACCGAGTGGTACGCCTCGCTGTGGCAGAACGACCAGCTGATCGCGGCGACCTGGAACAGCATCGAGATCGCGGTTATCACCACTGTTATTTCGACCGTGCTCGGCTCGGCGGCGTCGCTGGCGCTCTTTCGTTACGAGTTTCGCGGCAAGAAATTCCTGCAGGCGCTGCTGTTTCCGCCGATCGCCATTCCGTGGCTGATCACCGGCACGGCGATGCTGATCTTCTTCTTCGGCGTCGGCATCGGGCGCGGCCTGTTCGCCATCCTGCTCGGCCATGTCGCGCTGGCGTTGCCCTATGTCATCGTCGTCGTCTCGGCCCGGCTGCAGACTTTTGCACCTGAACTGGAAGAGGCGGCTCGTTCGCTCGGCGCCAACCAGTGGCAGATGACCAATCGCGTGACGCTGCCCTGGATCATGCCTGGCGTCATTGCCGGCGGGCTGTTCGCCTTTGCCGTGTCGTTCGATCAGTTCGTCGTCTCCTATTTCCTGGCGACGCCGGGCCAGACGACGTTGCCGGTCGAAATCTACGCCGCGATCCGCAAGGGTTTCACGCCCGAGATCAATGCGGTCTCGACCATCATCATCGTCGTGTCGATGGCGCTGATGCTGCTGACGGCGCGGTTCTTCAAATTCGGCGGAGAGAAATAA
- a CDS encoding ABC transporter ATP-binding protein, translated as MAGVQVSNVSRSFGAHKALDDVSIDFADGGFYALLGPSGSGKTTLLRQIAGFDFPDSGRIAIGGESVERVPVEKRRIGMVFQNYALFPNMSVADNVAFGLSVRGEGKAVIATEVQSALDLVQLGKLGGRRPHQLSGGQRQRVALARAIVTKPRVLLLDEPLGALDKALRVDMQIELKRIQREIGITTIFVTHDQEEALTMSDRIGILRDGRLVQEGPPEEIYDRPKSEFAATFLGDANIFRGDATGNGIRLADGTAIAAGAGETLAAGAKASCAVRPERIRIGTDAGVMDTANANMLKGQVSKRIFAGNNSTYFVERAGQTLKVIVQNTGADRLAEGQDVVLRWSPESTVLITAG; from the coding sequence ATGGCCGGAGTGCAGGTATCGAACGTCTCGCGCAGCTTTGGCGCGCACAAGGCGCTGGACGATGTCTCCATCGATTTCGCCGATGGCGGCTTCTATGCGCTGCTTGGGCCGTCGGGCAGCGGCAAGACCACGCTGTTGCGGCAAATCGCCGGCTTCGACTTTCCCGACAGTGGCCGCATTGCCATCGGCGGCGAGAGTGTCGAGCGGGTGCCAGTGGAGAAGCGGCGCATCGGCATGGTGTTCCAGAACTATGCGCTGTTTCCCAATATGAGCGTCGCTGACAATGTCGCCTTCGGCCTGTCGGTGCGCGGCGAGGGCAAGGCGGTGATCGCCACGGAGGTGCAGAGTGCGCTCGACCTCGTGCAGTTGGGCAAGCTCGGCGGGCGGCGTCCGCACCAGCTCTCCGGCGGCCAGCGCCAGCGCGTGGCACTCGCCCGCGCCATCGTCACCAAGCCGCGCGTGCTTTTGTTGGATGAGCCGCTCGGCGCGCTCGACAAGGCGCTGCGCGTCGACATGCAGATCGAATTGAAGCGCATCCAGCGCGAGATCGGCATCACCACCATCTTCGTCACCCACGACCAGGAAGAAGCGCTGACGATGAGCGACCGCATCGGCATATTGCGCGACGGCAGGCTCGTGCAGGAGGGGCCGCCGGAAGAGATCTATGACCGGCCAAAGAGCGAGTTCGCCGCCACCTTCCTCGGCGACGCGAACATCTTTCGCGGTGATGCGACCGGCAATGGCATCCGCCTGGCGGATGGCACGGCGATCGCAGCGGGGGCAGGCGAAACGCTTGCCGCCGGCGCTAAGGCAAGCTGCGCCGTGCGGCCCGAGCGCATCCGCATTGGTACCGATGCCGGAGTCATGGATACCGCCAACGCCAACATGCTCAAGGGGCAGGTGTCGAAGCGCATCTTCGCCGGCAACAACAGCACCTATTTCGTCGAACGCGCCGGACAGACGCTGAAGGTCATTGTGCAGAACACTGGCGCTGACAGGCTAGCGGAGGGGCAGGATGTGGTGCTGCGGTGGTCGCCGGAGAGCACGGTGCTGATCACGGCGGGTTGA
- a CDS encoding aconitase X yields the protein MTLELTADDQSMLQGDHGPAAAAAMKILVAFSNAIGAGSLLDITGAHIDGCLYHGKAGLDFVERLVEGGGRVRVPTTLNVGSFDLIHPGMVKMPVAEEVPARRLMKAHLELGCQATFTCAPYQTRFRPELGQQIAWGESNAIVFANSVIGARTNRYGDFIDLCCAMTGRAPAWGLHLSENRRGRILFELDIAGSEPSDSLFVGVGLIIGQTCGDRVPVIAGLPEPRDEDQLKALGAAAATTGAVALFHAAGITPEAGTLAEAFHGHAPEETFRISRADIDHALSRLSGVPDGAPLSAVSLGTPHFSHEEWMRLLPLLREAAPGKGIPIYVNTGRATLMRLQEEGALDGMEALGLIAVADTCTYVTSILERLDGVVMTNSGKWAHYAPGNIGVTVAFADMRDCIRSATIGHVVRSAS from the coding sequence ATGACGCTGGAATTGACTGCTGACGACCAGTCGATGTTGCAGGGCGACCACGGGCCGGCCGCCGCCGCCGCCATGAAAATCCTCGTCGCCTTCTCCAACGCGATCGGCGCGGGCAGCCTGCTCGACATCACCGGTGCCCATATCGATGGCTGCCTCTATCACGGCAAGGCAGGGCTCGATTTCGTAGAGAGACTGGTCGAGGGCGGTGGCCGTGTACGTGTGCCGACGACGCTCAATGTCGGCTCGTTCGACCTCATCCATCCCGGCATGGTCAAGATGCCGGTGGCTGAAGAAGTGCCGGCGCGGCGGTTGATGAAGGCGCATCTGGAGCTTGGCTGCCAGGCGACCTTCACCTGCGCGCCTTATCAGACACGCTTCCGGCCTGAATTAGGCCAGCAGATCGCCTGGGGCGAATCCAATGCCATCGTTTTCGCCAATTCGGTGATCGGCGCGCGCACCAACCGCTATGGCGATTTCATCGATCTGTGCTGCGCCATGACCGGGCGCGCACCGGCCTGGGGCTTGCATCTCAGCGAGAACCGGCGCGGCCGCATCCTGTTCGAACTGGACATCGCAGGTTCAGAGCCGAGCGACAGTCTGTTCGTCGGCGTCGGACTGATCATTGGGCAAACCTGTGGCGATCGTGTTCCGGTGATCGCGGGCCTGCCGGAACCGCGTGACGAGGACCAGCTTAAGGCGCTGGGCGCGGCGGCGGCAACGACAGGCGCGGTGGCATTGTTCCATGCGGCTGGCATCACGCCCGAGGCGGGGACGCTTGCAGAGGCGTTCCACGGTCACGCCCCTGAGGAGACGTTTCGCATCAGTCGCGCCGACATTGATCATGCGCTTTCCAGGCTGTCTGGAGTGCCCGATGGCGCGCCGCTCTCGGCCGTCTCACTGGGTACGCCGCATTTCTCGCATGAGGAGTGGATGCGCCTGTTGCCGCTGCTGCGAGAGGCAGCGCCAGGCAAGGGGATCCCGATCTACGTCAACACCGGGCGCGCGACGCTGATGCGGCTGCAGGAGGAGGGTGCGCTCGACGGCATGGAAGCACTCGGCCTGATCGCGGTTGCCGACACCTGCACCTATGTCACCTCGATCCTGGAACGCCTCGACGGCGTGGTGATGACCAATTCCGGCAAATGGGCGCATTACGCGCCGGGCAATATCGGCGTGACCGTCGCCTTCGCCGATATGAGGGACTGCATCCGGTCCGCCACGATCGGGCACGTCGTGCGGAGTGCGTCATGA
- a CDS encoding aconitase X swivel domain-containing protein — MTQRIETDAAERLGTFQQAGAAEGQALVFSQPLSFWGGIDAETGGITDHSHPGLGQNVAGRILVMPSGRGSSSSSSVLAEAIRSGTAPAGILLERPDPILAVGAIVAEFLYGISMPLVVCDIAGLVSGERLAIGIRGDGRAIVRKI, encoded by the coding sequence ATGACGCAGCGGATTGAAACGGACGCGGCTGAAAGGCTGGGCACTTTCCAACAGGCCGGCGCCGCCGAAGGGCAGGCCTTGGTGTTTTCGCAGCCGCTCAGCTTCTGGGGCGGCATCGACGCCGAGACAGGTGGCATAACAGATCATTCGCATCCAGGCCTTGGGCAGAATGTGGCCGGCAGGATCCTTGTCATGCCGAGCGGGCGCGGCTCGTCGTCCTCATCCTCGGTCTTGGCAGAGGCGATCCGCAGTGGCACCGCGCCGGCGGGCATTCTCTTGGAGCGGCCGGACCCGATCCTTGCCGTCGGCGCTATCGTTGCCGAATTTCTCTACGGAATCAGCATGCCGCTGGTCGTATGCGACATAGCAGGTCTCGTCTCCGGCGAACGCCTTGCGATAGGCATTCGCGGGGATGGTCGGGCGATCGTCCGCAAGATCTGA